CCGATGGCCGATTTCGATCTGGGAATAGAGCCGGAGGAGATGATCCCCGGCATCCGACGCATCGAAGAGGCGGTCGGCGCCGAGGAGATCCCCGACGTCGAGGATGAGCCGACGCCCGAACCTCCAAGGAGAAAGAAGGAGCGTCCGGAGGCCCGCGCGGACGAGGGGGATGATCTCTCGGAGAGGGACATACGGAGGCTCAAAAAGGCGCTGTTGCTCTTCCATCCCGCCCTGCGTAAGGCCGTAAAAGACGCCATTCTGAACGATCTGCTGCCGCCGGCGGACACGCGGCAGCTTATCGACATGATACTCTCGGGCAAGTCCGAGGACAACGTACATCACTTCCTCGAGAAAAAGCTCAACCGGCGCATCGACATCACCGAGGGGCCGGCGGCGCCGGGACGGCGCGTGCTCACCTCGCGCCCGGAGTACACCCGCGAGGGCATGGTGCGCCAGAAGCGCCTGCTGAAGGCCACGCGGATTGGCGGCATCGCGGCGCTCGCGGCGTTCACCATGACCGTCCTCGGCTACCAGTTCATCTACAAGCCGCTTATGGCAAAGCGCCTCATTGAGGAGGGGGTTGCCTTCATCCGCGAACCCGGCGATCCGGTCACGAAGAAGATGAAGGATTACGCGGAGGCCGAGGAACTCTTTAAAAGGGTGGATACCGATTACGCGAAGGACTATCTGCCCGGGTACAACGCCTACGCGCGCGCCTATTTCGACAAGCGCGAGTACGACCTCGCGCTCGGCAAGCTCGAGCGCGCCAATAAAATCGACCCGGTCGATATCGATACGCTCAATAACCTGGGCTATTTCTATTCCCGGGTTCCCGAAAGTGTTTTCAATAGAATCAAGCGCGCCGACGAGAAGGACTCGAAGCTCGACAAGGCCATCAAGTATTACCGCTATGTGCTCAACCGCAAGCCCGACAACGTCGCCGCGCTCTACGGCATAGGAAACGCCTACATGTACCAGGGGCAGTACCTCATGGCTCGCCAGTACTACGAAGACATCCTGAAGGTCGACCGCAAGTCGGTGGTGGGCTATTCGGGCCTCCTGAATCTTTATATCGAACGCGATGTCATGCCGCGGGTGATGGAGATTCACTCGGACCTGGTCGATAAAAAAATGTTGACGGACATTCCGTCGCCGCTGCTGGGCAAGCTCGCGGCATATTATCTCGGCAAGAAGCGTACGGACTCCACGAACGTGCGCGTGGATTTCGGCATTCAGTCGCCGCGCTTCAAGGACGCGGCCGACAATCCCTTCCCCGCGGTGAGGGCGGTCCTGGACGCGCTCCATCAGCGCGATCCGCATTACCCGCAGCAGTACGTGTTGTACGCGAAGCTAAGCAAGGAACAGAAGAATCCGAAGCTGATGGAACAACACCTGATCACGGCCCTCGAGAAAGAGCCGAACTATTTCGCCGCGCTCCACCTGCTGGGTGAGTACCACTACGCGGTCAAGGAGCCGGGCAAGGCCTACGCGGCATTCAACAAGGCCATAAAGGCGTATCCGTCACAGCCGGAGTTCACCCGCGAGGATTTTTACCATGAGACCGAAAACGTCGGGTCGACGTATTTTTATATGGGCAATATATTCTATTATTTCTTTGACAAGGTCAAATATCGATTTGGCGACGACCTCGAAGAGCAGGCGCTGGATGCCGAGATCGAACAGCAGGGGAACTACGATATCGCGGGCCAAAAGTATGAAGAGGCTTTGAAGGAGGGCTTCAGGTCGCCGGAACTCTTCTATAACCTCGGGCGCATCCATTACATGAAAGACCAGTACGAGCGGGCGCTCGAGCGATGGCTCGAGCTGTACGAGGAGTCCGTGGAC
The DNA window shown above is from Spirochaetota bacterium and carries:
- a CDS encoding tetratricopeptide repeat protein, whose amino-acid sequence is MGDSEERTAYTPEEQNEIDRILGLLPGDSTGKGPEEEAVAKPPRLRMDLEEEPALDTGDDLVDIDAVPSRESEEIEDITDIIEMVEEPPARGEPDAGEMPLEELPSFEEEPAPPPPRAAGKALTSLDQLEELTSLEPESVDLQEISEDRFVDEAEPPRAPAMDEQAEPAADFDAIDIDLGDLDEVPAGPAAMRIEKETDFDIGSLSDISAEEIQDMPEAGAADIPEIDLGDIAPESKPSTPPSPRREAPAEDFVADFRDDGIPEPLGMDVGPSAPAKAAPMADFDLGIEPEEMIPGIRRIEEAVGAEEIPDVEDEPTPEPPRRKKERPEARADEGDDLSERDIRRLKKALLLFHPALRKAVKDAILNDLLPPADTRQLIDMILSGKSEDNVHHFLEKKLNRRIDITEGPAAPGRRVLTSRPEYTREGMVRQKRLLKATRIGGIAALAAFTMTVLGYQFIYKPLMAKRLIEEGVAFIREPGDPVTKKMKDYAEAEELFKRVDTDYAKDYLPGYNAYARAYFDKREYDLALGKLERANKIDPVDIDTLNNLGYFYSRVPESVFNRIKRADEKDSKLDKAIKYYRYVLNRKPDNVAALYGIGNAYMYQGQYLMARQYYEDILKVDRKSVVGYSGLLNLYIERDVMPRVMEIHSDLVDKKMLTDIPSPLLGKLAAYYLGKKRTDSTNVRVDFGIQSPRFKDAADNPFPAVRAVLDALHQRDPHYPQQYVLYAKLSKEQKNPKLMEQHLITALEKEPNYFAALHLLGEYHYAVKEPGKAYAAFNKAIKAYPSQPEFTREDFYHETENVGSTYFYMGNIFYYFFDKVKYRFGDDLEEQALDAEIEQQGNYDIAGQKYEEALKEGFRSPELFYNLGRIHYMKDQYERALERWLELYEESVDSPEVMMAMGNAFYHLDNLEASRGEYLKLISIFERQAESITKIFPDRADHVKVFQTLASAYNNLGAVYQRKNDETKSNISYWKAIDYAKRIDRENEFARVNMGRAFKERTEPIRPILDENIPFSLGIFSLEMR